A segment of the Cotesia glomerata isolate CgM1 linkage group LG2, MPM_Cglom_v2.3, whole genome shotgun sequence genome:
AGTTTTTATAGGCTACatgataaatttcaattttttaataatttattaaacgatAACCCTACGCCagatttattccaaaaaatcaatttagaCGTATAATATAGCAATTTAcaacatatcaaaaaattagcttcCGATCTTCAAAAGTGCATTAGTGTCCGTACAaccttaaaatatatattttaccagtccaagcaagtcaatatttatagtttgatttttagcgttgcgtttaaaatttaccattttactttgtaaatattgacgttgcttgtattggaaatttagtaactgtattattattgtttagtaatattaatattactgtttgaaatagtattttcttccatataaataataaattgtagcatttaaataataaacattacaaaatgattattaaaatcacgattttactgtttgaaatggtaatttttttcagttgatcattacttattataaattgactattatttattacagtttacatttttccgtgtatgattttgaaaattttggaaccctataatttctgaactacttgaccgattaagcttaTCTTTGAACTTGGCCTTGGTATTCGTCTAagattataaatacatacatatatgaaCTTTTGAATTCATGATATTTTCTTAACCAGCTTGAggaactgagtcagaaaatagcaaaatttttcaaaagttgcgtcatgagAACAaatcggctgcccaatttcaaaacacagtaactaacatttaaaaatttttaaaaatttttcttattaaaaaaaaagtttgcctgccaaattgatgaaaaatttgatttatgaatagaaaatacttgaatctaaatatttttaagaaaaaatacttgaaattaaggttcaaaagttataaaaaatgcagcaagaaaaaagaaaactcgaaaaattacaatatataatgtaacgtggcgctccgtgatgaaaactggaaaaattacagtttcagattgtaattattacagattttataagaattacattgtaaaatgtaatatttacattgaaagctctgaaaattaaaattcaaagtttgaatttaaaaaaattttatttcgaactgtaatttttctaattttgaaTACGACGGGACAATTATTACtgtttataatgtaatttttcgagttttcttttttccgtgtactgtgtgttaaaattgggcagccgaaatgcaatagttagatttctattaaatctacacggaaaaaagtaaactgtaataaataatagtcgatttataataagtaatgatcaactgctaaaaattaccatttcaaacagtaaaatcgtgattttactattcactttataatatttacaatttaaacgttacaatttactctttacatggtagaaaatactatttcaaacagtaatattcgctatgtaaatgtctaaaatgttaaagtataataattaagaattcagactttgatatttatcatttcgtgcctaaaaaatgatcttatgatatgtaaaaagtataaaataaagttagtaaatttctaatatgagcaacgtcaatatttacaaagtaaaatggtaaattttaaacgcaacgctaaaaataaaactgtaattattgacttgtttggactggtaaaatgtataatttaaaagtataatttttactgtttcaaatgttaaattctcccagagtgagacccccttctctttcatctaagttccccttctcctcataatatggactatatattgaaatggcaatttttactgtttgaaactgtaattttttaagatgaaaaaatcattatttattatagtgacagctactaatcacttattttggatattaaattataaattgtggcttttatactttctacattaagttctgtaatatttatatttttgccacctcGATGTCCggtttactgtttgaaactataaaaattaaccggaattcgagtgaatattacagtttacttttttccgtgtactaaaaataaaaaacttagtACTTGACTGATGGATCAACTGGTGACTAATCCCTGATTTAAGAGCAGACATGAATCAAAGGTACGGTCCGCTGTGCAAGGAGGAAGCGCTGTGGAACCATCCAGTTATATCAGTATTTTCACGGCATGACATTGAGCTGGTGATACGCCGGGGCTGCAGGTACCCGATGCGCCCACCTCAGGAGGTCATATCATCTTACAGACGATCTCGTCAAGATCGTTACACCAATCTTGGCCTTGTCAACGAGTAAGTCACGTTTATTACGTCCTTTATTCTTCCTCTGACAAACAACCAACTAACCAACCTACCATCCAACAAACAACCTGCAATAAAAAACACAATATACAAGTGAAGGTAATTTAAGGGATAATAATACCACTTTAATGCCGaaccaattttttataattccagGCAGGGGGAAACATGGCACAAATTGCGAGAAGCTCTTACGCCAGAGCTCATGGGAGCCAGCACAGTCCTCGGATTTTTCCCCGCCCTCAATCAAGTATCTGACGAACTGATTGATCTCATAAATTATCACAGGACCGGAGACACTGTCCACTCTTTCGAAGACATCGCATACAAAGTTGGTCTTGAGAGTAagtatcttttttttaatcaaataaattaaatgtataataataGATTTTTAGTTGAGAAGTTAAGAGCCCAGGTATTAAAGCAAAAGTTTGTTTCAGCTACGTGTACGTTAATTCTCGGAAGACATTTGGGATTTTTAACGCCCAATTCGAGTTGTCTTACTGCGAGGTTGGCCAGAGCCGTGAGAATACATTTTACTGCTTCTCGCGATGCATTTTACGGATTACCGCTTTGGAAAATATTACCCACAAAGGCTTACAAACAATTGATCGAGAGTGAGGATGAAATTTACAGGTAAGTTCtcgaagaattttattttttatttatacttacttgtttatttattatttactagcaaccttgcagtcactatgtgactgcagtgtaattgtgaactataaataaataaaattttgatttattaaataatgacttttgttaaattgcactgtactttcttaattattgaagtttttaaaaatataagctcatctcggtgttacactcatcaagagctttcatttaagtacccacatgcatttttatatatttttcatatatacatatatataatatatatataaatatatgaaaaattgatgtgggtactcaaatgaaaggtcttgatcagtgtaacatcaggatgagcttatatctttaaaaatgtcaatagttcacaagatacaagatcatttcttaattatgtaaaattgcactgtatttttttaactattgatattttcaaagatataagctcatcccgatgttacactcatcaagagctatcatttgagtacccacatgcatttttatatatttttcatatatacatatatatatatatatatatatatatatatatatatatatatatatatatatatatatatatatataatatatataaatatatgaaaaattgatgtgggtactcaaatgaaaggtcttgataagtgtaacatcaggatgagcttatatctttaaaaatgtcgataattcacgagatacaagataatttcttaattatgttaaattgcactgtatttttttaactattgatattttcaaagatataagctcatcccgatgttatactcaccaagagctttcatttgagtacccacatgcatttttatatatttttcatatatatatatatataaatatatgaaatatatgaaaaattgatgtgggtactcaaatgaaaggtcttgataagtgtatcatcgggatgagcttatatcttcaaaaatgtcaatagatcacgagatacaaggtcgttcttaattatgttaaattgcactgtactttcttaactattgatattttcaaagatataagctcatgccgatgttacactcatcaagagcgttcatttgagtactcacatacatttttatatattttttatatatacatatatatataatatatataaatatatacaaatttatgaaatattgatgtgggtactcaaatgaaaggtcttgatgagtgtaatatcggggtgagcttatatctttaaaaatgtcaatagtttacaagacaCGAGGTCATTTCTAATTTATGCATCTAGaaatagattattatttaagactTGCATTTCATGGTAAATTGGATGTTATTTTGAGGAATTTTTGTTTCAGCATTATTTCCGAGCTGCTGGACACAACAATAAGAGAACAGAATGAAAACGCGCATGATGAACCGGTGGAGGCTGTTTTTCAGTCCATTTTGAGGGAGAAAAATCTTAATATCAAGGACAAGAGAGCTGCTATTGTCGATTTTATAGCTGCTGGAATACACACggtatttattttcaataaatacagTTTAACTTCacaattttttcacttaattatgattctttttgttttttaatgacactgaagttataaaaattaatttaccagatatttgataattttaagaatttttttttgacaaataagttggcaaaaaaaattgataagtagaaattttaaaaattaaaaaattgaatttttttcaataatttttgggaagaaatttgtttgttgaaatacattttttaaatggtCAAATAACTACTGtataactttaatgtcatactaaagttagcagatatttgtcaattttttatgatactgtaATAGAGAGACATCtgatactttttataaaattctaaacacCTACATTatagcaataaaatttatttaaaaaattccatctttataagcccaaaaaaaatttgtttttatttttcttttaataaaaaaaattataaaaatttttagatgtccgccaatttaatttttatttttcaattcataatttttttaatcatactaaagttagcagaTCTGCCAATTTATagaatttctttaaataaaaaaattattattgaagttaaaaaaaaaaaaaaaaaactttataatataataataataataataaaaaaagattatttattgtaaataaaagtgAAAGATTACAAACAATGAAATTGAATTGCAGCTAGGTAACACCCTGGTATTTATCTTCCATTTAATTGGAAGCAACTCGGCGGTCCAGAAAGAGCTTTACGAAGAAGTTATAAACCTGGCTCCAGCAGGCTGCGATATCGCGGCTGAAGATCTCAACAGCGCAAAATATTTACGCGCCTGTATCACTGAAGCGTTTCGGGTAATCCCCACGACACCTTGTATCGCAAGAATTTTAGACGAACCAATTAAGCTGTCTGGCCGCGAAGTGGAGGCGGGTGTAAGTTTCCAAGATTTAAACAAAAACTAGCATAAATTTcgggaaaattataaatagacctgaagttatttttattttttatccgttGCAGACTGTTGTTCTTTTGCACACGTGGATAGCAGGTTTACAGGACTGTAATTTCAAGAATGCCAAGGAATGGGTGCCCGAGAGATGGCTGAGCCCCCTCGCACCCCACAGCCCGCTTCTGGTGCAGCCTTTTGGGTTTGGACGCAGAATATGCCCCGGCAAGCGGTTCGTCGAGAAGGCGCTTCAACTAATCGTCTCTAAAGTAG
Coding sequences within it:
- the LOC123259430 gene encoding ecdysone 20-monooxygenase isoform X1 is translated as MMALLEIITGVLLAIWAYATSYRPHWLFSKEKIPGPVPIPVLGTRWIFSWFGRYEMDKIHDAYKDMNQRYGPLCKEEALWNHPVISVFSRHDIELVIRRGCRYPMRPPQEVISSYRRSRQDRYTNLGLVNEQGETWHKLREALTPELMGASTVLGFFPALNQVSDELIDLINYHRTGDTVHSFEDIAYKVGLETTCTLILGRHLGFLTPNSSCLTARLARAVRIHFTASRDAFYGLPLWKILPTKAYKQLIESEDEIYSIISELLDTTIREQNENAHDEPVEAVFQSILREKNLNIKDKRAAIVDFIAAGIHTLGNTLVFIFHLIGSNSAVQKELYEEVINLAPAGCDIAAEDLNSAKYLRACITEAFRVIPTTPCIARILDEPIKLSGREVEAGTVVLLHTWIAGLQDCNFKNAKEWVPERWLSPLAPHSPLLVQPFGFGRRICPGKRFVEKALQLIVSKVVRQYEIVAKDELQLQFEYILAPKGPISLDFKDRQITH
- the LOC123259430 gene encoding ecdysone 20-monooxygenase isoform X2, which translates into the protein MNQRYGPLCKEEALWNHPVISVFSRHDIELVIRRGCRYPMRPPQEVISSYRRSRQDRYTNLGLVNEQGETWHKLREALTPELMGASTVLGFFPALNQVSDELIDLINYHRTGDTVHSFEDIAYKVGLETTCTLILGRHLGFLTPNSSCLTARLARAVRIHFTASRDAFYGLPLWKILPTKAYKQLIESEDEIYSIISELLDTTIREQNENAHDEPVEAVFQSILREKNLNIKDKRAAIVDFIAAGIHTLGNTLVFIFHLIGSNSAVQKELYEEVINLAPAGCDIAAEDLNSAKYLRACITEAFRVIPTTPCIARILDEPIKLSGREVEAGTVVLLHTWIAGLQDCNFKNAKEWVPERWLSPLAPHSPLLVQPFGFGRRICPGKRFVEKALQLIVSKVVRQYEIVAKDELQLQFEYILAPKGPISLDFKDRQITH